The following DNA comes from Glaciihabitans arcticus.
CACGTTCGGTCCTGACGGTGTTCGGGCCGGGTCTACGGCGCCGAGTCGATGATATCGCCCAGCTCATCGAGCACCGCTCCGGGCGAGGCCGCGGAGAGTGCGTTCTCCACGGACGACCGCACCAGGGGCGCGAGCACCCGCCCAGGCGACTCGACACCGAGCTCGGTGAGTATGCCGATCGACTGGTTCACAATCGCGGCCGAGAAGCTCATGGCGGTGGCGATCGCCTCGGCGTAGTCGGCTCGGTCGCCCTCGGCGATCATCACGGGCTCCGCACCCATCTCGACGACGAGCGCCTGACCGATCGGCTGCACGGCGGTGGGGGCGGTCACCGCGCAGTAGCTGTCGCGCAGGCGGGAGAGATCGAGGCTTGTGCCGGTGAATGCCATCGCGGGATGCACGGCGAGCGGTATCGCCCCGGCCGCGGTCGCCGGCGCGAGTACGGACACCCCGAACCCGGGTGC
Coding sequences within:
- a CDS encoding Rossmann-like and DUF2520 domain-containing protein gives rise to the protein MTPQRSGRLGVGIIGAGRVGPVLGAALAGAGHAIVGISAVSESSRDRAEAMLPGVPILDVPQIIERSELVILAVPDTELEKLVSGLAATGAWQPGQLVLHTAPGFGVSVLAPATAAGAIPLAVHPAMAFTGTSLDLSRLRDSYCAVTAPTAVQPIGQALVVEMGAEPVMIAEGDRADYAEAIATAMSFSAAIVNQSIGILTELGVESPGRVLAPLVRSSVENALSAASPGAVLDELGDIIDSAP